In the Telopea speciosissima isolate NSW1024214 ecotype Mountain lineage chromosome 2, Tspe_v1, whole genome shotgun sequence genome, one interval contains:
- the LOC122651255 gene encoding UPF0678 fatty acid-binding protein-like protein At1g79260 translates to MEGSNAAGGAPVAATAPPVHPAIAPLSFLLGRWKGEGEGGFPTINSFKYGEELNFSHTGKPVIAYTQRTWKLASGEPMHAESGYWRPKPNGSIEVVIAQSTGIVEVQKGTYDTGNKIVKLQSELVGNASKVREITRVFEVADSNLSYVVQMATNLNNLQPHLKALLKKV, encoded by the exons atggaGGGTAGTAATGCCGCTGGAGGTGCACCAGTTGCAGCAACAGCACCGCCTGTGCATCCAGCAATTGCGCCACTGTCATTTTTGCTGGGGAGATGGAAGGGAGAAGGCGAAGGGGGTTTCCCCACCATCAACTCCTTCAAGTATGGGGAAGAACTCAACTTCTCTCACACTGGAAAG CCGGTGATAGCGTATACACAGAGGACTTGGAAATTGGCCTCTGGAGAGCCTATGCACGCAGAGAGTGGTTACTGGCGTCCGAAACCTAATGGGTCCATTGAAGTTGTAATTGCTCAAAGCACTGGTATCGTCGAAGTTCAG AAAGGCACATATGATACTGGAAATAAAATTGTGAAGCTCCAAAGTGAACTTGTGGGTAATGCATCAAAG GTGAGAGAGATTACTCGAGTTTTTGAGGTGGCTGACAGCAATTTATCTTATGTAGTTCAGATGGCTACTAATTTGAACAATCTTCAGCCGCATCTGAAGGCCCTGCTGAAGAAGGTCTGA
- the LOC122651253 gene encoding leucine-rich repeat receptor-like serine/threonine-protein kinase BAM3 — MAAPLLRFVFLSCFHLFLTCCYSVSAHNLSLHRQASILVSLKQSFDVSTALTSWNETNYMSLCSWTGIQCDTKDRLVVSLDISNSNLSGVISPVFTELRSLLNLSIAGNSFSGTFPPEIHKLTNLRFLNISINQFNGSFNWNFSSLKELEVLDVYNNNFFGSLPLCVVELPKLKHLDLGGNYFSGKIPVSYGVLEELNYLSLAGNNLDGFIPGELGNLTNLKQLYLGYYNEFQGGIPPELGKLINLVHLDLSSCGLVGPIPPELGNVNKLDTLFLQTNQLTGSIPPEFGNMSNLKSLDLSNNRLTGEIPVEFAELRELTLLHLFINKLHGEIPHFIAELPKLEVLKLWQNNFTGTIPPKLGQNGRLIELDLSSNKLTGLVPSSLCYGGKLKILILLNNFLFGPLPHDLGECVTLSRVRLGQNYLSGSIPDGFLYLPELSLMEMQNNYLSGRFPDEPSKVPSKLGQLNLENNRLSGSLPKSIGNLSSLQILLLSGNHFTGDIPSQLGQLKHVLKLDMSRNNLSGRIPPEIGNCLLLTYLDLSQNQLSGPIPVQITQVHILNYLNVSWNRLNQSLPKEIGAMKSLTSADFSHNDFSGWIPATGQFAFFNSTSFVGNPQLCGSSLNPCNYSNSLPLQSTEQHYKSQVPCKFKLIVALGLMVCSLVFVIVAIVKTQSVRRRNLKSWKLTAFQKLEFGSGDILECLKDDNIIGRGGAGIVYRGIMQNGEQVAVKKLLGISKGSSHDNGFTAEIKTLGRIRHRNIVRLLAFCSNKETNLLVYEYMPIGSLGEVLHGKRGGYLKWNTRLTVALEAARGLCYLHHDCSPLIVHRDVKSNNILLDAEFEAHVADFGLAKFLQDTGTSECMSAIAGSYGYIAPEYAYTLKVDEKSDVYSFGVVLLELITGRKPVGDFGEEGLDIVQWVRINTNSNKEGVVKILDQRLSNVPQDEAMQVFFVAMLCVQEYSVERPTMREVVQMLAQAKKPNTFQPQ; from the exons ATGGCTGCTCCTCTCCTCAGGTTTGTGTTCCTCTCTTGTTTTCATCTCTTTCTCACTTGCTGCTATTCAGTCTCTGCACATAACTTGTCTCTTCATAGGCAAGCTTCAATCTTGGTTTCACTTAAACAATCTTTCGATGTCTCCACTGCTCTTACTAGCTGGAATGAAACAAACTACATGTCCCTTTGTTCATGGACTGGCATCCAATGCGACACCAAAGATAGATTAGTAGTTTCACTTGATATATCAAATTCTAATCTCTCAGGTGTCATCTCCCCTGTATTCACTGAGCTTCGAAGCCTACTAAACCTTTCAATTGCTGGAAATAGTTTCTCTGGCACGTTTCCACCTGAAATTCATAAGTTAACAAACCTTAGATTTCTCAACATATCCATCAATCAGTTCAATGGAAGCTTCAACTGGAATTTCTCTAGCTTGAAGGAGCTGGAAGTGTTGGATGTCTACAACAACAACTTCTTTGGATCTCTTCCTCTGTGTGTCGTCGAGCTTCCAAAACTCAAGCACTTGGATCTTGGTGGGAATTACTTCTCAGGGAAGATCCCTGTGAGCTATGGAGTTTTGGAGGAGCTCAATTATCTTTCACTTGCAGGGAACAACTTGGACGGTTTTATACCAGGTGAGCTTGGTAATCTCACTAATCTCAAGCAGCTCTATTTGGGTTACTACAACGAGTTCCAAGGTGGAATCCCACCTGAGCTTGGTAAGCTCATAAATCTGGTTCATCTAGACCTTTCGAGCTGTGGCTTGGTTGGTCCGATTCCACCTGAATTGGGTAATGTAAACAAGCTGGACACTCTCTTCTTACAGACGAATCAGCTCACTGGTTCTATTCCACCAGAATTTGGCAACATGAGTAACTTGAAATCTCTTGATCTTTCAAACAATCGACTCACAGGTGAGATCCCAGTTGAGTTTGCAGAGCTGAGGGAGCTTACTTTGTTGCATCTATTCATCAATAAGCTCCATGGGGAGATCCCACATTTCATTGCAGAGCTACCAAAGTTGGAAGTACTGAAGCTCTGGCAGAACAACTTTACAGGGACCATTCCTCCAAAGCTTGGACAGAATGGAAGACTGATAGAGCTTGATCTTTCCTCTAACAAGCTCACTGGTTTGGTCCCTAGCTCTCTCTGCTATGGAGGGAAGCTGAAAATCTTGATTTTGCTCAACAATTTTCTGTTTGGGCCTCTACCCCACGACCTTGGAGAGTGTGTGACACTCTCTAGAGTTCGCTTGGGCCAGAATTATTTGAGTGGTTCAATTCCAGATGGGTTTCTTTACTTGCCAGAGCTGTCACTTATGGAGATGCAGAACAACTATCTATCTGGAAGGTTTCCAGATGAACCGAGCAAGGTGCCTTCGAAACTAGGCCAGTTGAATCTCGAAAACAATCGCCTATCCGGGTCTCTCCCGAAATCCATCGGAAACTTATCAAGCTTGCAGATTCTCTTACTCAGTGGAAATCATTTCACAGGGGACATCCCATCCCAATTGGGTCAGTTAAAGCATGTACTGAAGTTAGATATGAGTAGAAACAATCTCTCTGGTAGAATCCCTCCTGAGATTGGTAACTGTCTCTTACTGACTTATTTAGATTTGAGCCAGAACCAGTTGTCAGGACCAATTCCAGTTCAGATCACACAAGTTCACATACTCAATTATCTCAATGTCTCCTGGAACCGCTTAAATCAGAGCCTTCCGAAGGAAATTGGGGCAATGAAGAGTCTGACCTCAGCAGACTTCTCACACAATGATTTCTCCGGTTGGATTCCTGCAACAGGACAGTTTGCATTCTTCAACTCCACTTCCTTTGTAGGAAATCCTCAGCTCTGTGGATCCTCCTTGAACCCATGCAACTATTCAAATAGTTTACCATTACAGTCTACTGAACAGCACTACAAGTCTCAAGTCCCATGCAAATTCAAACTTATAGTTGCATTGGGCCTAATGGTCTGTTCGTTGGTTTTCGTGATCGTGGCAATCGTCAAGACCCAATCGGTAAGGAGGAGGAATTTGAAGTCATGGAAGCTCACGGCATTCCAGAAGCTGGAATTTGGCAGTGGAGATATCCTAGAATGTTTGAAGGATGACAACATTATTGGGAGAGGAGGAGCTGGCATTGTTTATAGAGGAATAATGcagaatggagaacaagttgCAGTTAAAAAACTGTTGGGGATAAGCAAAGGTTCATCCCATGACAATGGGTTCACAGCAGAGATAAAGACACTGGGGAGGATCCGGCATCGGAATATCGTGCGGCTTCTAGCATTCTGTTCGAATAAGGAAACCAATTTGCTTGTGTATGAGTATATGCCTATTGGAAGCTTGGGAGAAGTACTACATGGGAAGAGAGGAGGGTATCTTAAGTGGAATACTAGACTGACAGTTGCACTGGAAGCTGCCAGAGGCTTATGTTACTTGCACCATGACTGCTCTCCATTGATAGTGCACAGGGATGTGAAGTCAAATAACATCTTGCTTGATGCTGAATTCGAAGCCCATGTAGCAGATTTTGGCCTGGCCAAATTCTTGCAAGATACTGGGACTTCAGAATGTATGTCAGCGATAGCTGGTTCTTATGGCTACATTGCACCAG AGTACGCATACACATTGAAGGTTGATGAGAAGAGTGATGTGTACAGCTTTGGGGTGGTGCTGTTAGAGCTGATAACAGGTCGAAAGCCAGTCGGTGATTTCGGAGAAGAAGGATTAGACATTGTTCAGTGGGTGAGGATAAATACTAATTCAAACAAAGAAGGGGTAGTGAAGATCTTAGATCAGAGACTAAGCAATGTTCCACAAGACGAAGCCATGCAGGTATTCTTTGTAGCAATGCTGTGCGTGCAGGAGTATAGTGTGGAAAGGCCTACTATGAGAGAAGTGGTTCAGATGCTGGCACAAGCCAAGAAACCAAACACATTTCAACCACAGTAA